Within the Eucalyptus grandis isolate ANBG69807.140 chromosome 1, ASM1654582v1, whole genome shotgun sequence genome, the region CTATCCACTTTTAAGCGGCACCTAAATTCAGAATCCATTAGGCTTCCTTCAAATTTCCGCTGAGCACACGTGGAATAACAAGTCTAATCTTTGACGGCATCATTAAATGGAAATGTGAGGGCGCCGACTAAAAGTGGGTACTTTTCCTTGATATAACAAAAAGTTGAGGTCAAAATTGTGACTCAATCtaaaattaatgcatttttatgagacaaaaaagtTTGGTGCCGTAGTTAGTGCtttttcatttaacaaaaaaaagtttgggccgAAATTGAGATCTGACTTAAAGATAGTGTTtttaaagagaaataaaataattatttcaaaagatagaTGCTTGGCGAAATTATGCCGTGTAATAaactcattatttttttaattcatttcaaatttatttaaatggcTCAAATTTAGGAAACAAAGCTACATAAAGATTAATAAGTTATGGataatcatcaaattttcaatgttaatatttacataattaattatattacatTATTAAATCAAGTAAACCGAGTGGGATTTTTTTCACtcaatatatttaatatgttttAAATTATAATCAATATATTAGCGGAAAGATATATTCTTTTATATCTTATACTTCTATATTACCTTTGTATCCTTTAAACTTGTCTTGTCTGGGTCACTTAGTGATCAACACGTGGGCCACGTCAGCAGATGGGTCCCGGACCGTAACGAGGATGGTATTGGATGCGTCTCAGCCTAACGCATGTTTTCGTAACAGGGGAAAGTCTTTCATTGTGGATCCATCGGCCTGATCGAGGAGCCATGCAGATCAGCCAATGCAGGTCGCCGGGGGACGCCGGGGGACGCCGGGGGACGCCGGGGCTCTGCTCTCCTTCGATCCAAACCTCAGGCTCCCACTGCGGCCATCGCCGAGGCGGCTCACGAGCAGATCACGAGCACCTGGGACGAGGTCCACGTCAACGGGAGCGACGATGAATCTGCGATGTCTCTGTGGCACCCCCAACCTGAAACTTCTACTCGTCACGAAGGTCAGTGGATCTGGAATTCCTACCGTTGACTTGCTGTTGTAGTCCCTTGTGGCGGCTACAACAAACCACGTTGTTCCATGCGCCTCTTGCTTTAGGTGGGAGTTTGGTCCGGTGTAAAGAGACAGTAACAAGGAAGTCTAGGAATCGAAACGACGAGAGATCTAGCACGTTCTTTAATAAATCATCAAGTTAGTTCCAAAGGGTTTAACATTGAATATCAAATTCGAAATTGGGTCGTTGTCTTTCGTTCACATTTCGTAGTAGCATCGTCGGAATGTCCCTATATGGTGAATTATAAGTGTTGTAGTATTGGAAGGAAGCGTCCGGCATAAATATTGCACAACCGCCATAACTCGCATTAAAcgatttatcatattttgctaTTTTGAGGGACTAAGTATTTGTTTATTGTCATCGAGCAcgcataaataattaatatattaaagtCTATCTTGAAAATATTTGGAAAGTCCCCAAAAGGTTGGCTAAATCGTTCATTCATCGTATCATTAAATCGCCATATCTTTGTGGAAATAACTAATTACTATGGAAACAACATAAATTTATTAGTTCAATTCCCTTAAGAGACATCAACTTTAACTCGAGTCTCAATTttgctttgaattttttgtttgtcttataaaaaaaattcaactttagCTTGTCTTCCGATTCAAATGCAGACATTTTTCGGTCTcataaaaacatatttttagcCTATAGTCAAATCTAGCCTTCATCAAGTATCCATATctcttgttaaaaaaaaagtatccaTCTCtgaacccaaaaataaaatgtgtCCATCAATTAGTACATCTGCAGTGACACAACGAAATTGTAATGACATCATTAAATGGAAATTTGATAGAGGCCATATTTGGCTATTGactaaaagttgattttttttatgaggtaACAAAAAGTTGAGGCCAAAATTAAAACTCGAGCCGAAGATGGTGCTTCTTtataagacaaaaaaagtttgagctAGTATTAAGATGCGCGCTAAAATTGTTAttctttttagacaaaaaaaaagtttgatctaGAATAGGATTTTACTTAAAATTGCTTTTTAAGTAAATTATACCCATTATTGCAAAAGTTCTTTTGCGAAACTATGccatataatataataattatttttttaatattttaatttcatttcaaGTTTATTTAAATGGATTGAGAAATAGGAAAACAAAACTACATAATTATCAGTAAGCTATGattaatcattatttttttgatgtTAAATATATACACGATCAATGATATTACATTATTAAATCAAGTGAGTGGAATTTTAGCACTCGATAATGTAGGCATAGTCTATATTATACTCACTTATTAGCATGATGCAATATTTTATATCTTCTATTGCTACTTTACCCTcgtatttttttacttttcgcTTTAACTAATGTTATCATCACCTTTAAATGAAGGGAGTTGATTGGTTCCCATCATGCAATAAAATTAGATATATCTTTAGGCTTTGTTTGCATCTTGGACCATAAACTCTGACTCAATATATAATGCaatttttaaactttcaatttatttaatgtagttcCTAAAATTTTGTCATATATTCAAACTAatccctaaattatatgaaaatattaaatattttcattcaattaatttaagtttaggGACAACATTaagcattttcatatagtctaaGAACTAGTTTaaacatataccaaaagttcatagacaacattaaacaaatttaaagttcaagaaccacattaaacaaattgaaaattcatgaattacattGCACATTGAGTCTAAATTCAAAACCATCTGTATCATTGTCCTCAAAATATTTCATTGCCCACGAAATTGTTTTGACttaaattgttatcgataataaaaatattttccatcaattaattatttcaaatgatacaagttattactttttaggaaattattcattttttcgcaaaagaaagagagactttAAGGGCCATTCCATCATTCACGGAATCTTTAACTTTTGCTGAAGCAGCTTCGTTAACATATAGCTATGTGCAGTATATTTTATACTTACTCAGTTTATCAACAAAAAGCAATGAGAAAAGGAGAAACTTTCACGACTGGACGGGCGATAGACGAAGCGAGACTTTGGATTCTTGCATGACGGCGACAAAAGGGTATTCATCGATTCGGTTCGCGCGTCAGCTTCGTTCGTCTTCTCCGGCCTTCTCCGGCCACGAGAAACGTCGCATCTTCGCCACTCCCTGAAGGGGGAAAAGATGGAAAAGGGATTTCTTTCCATGGGCGAGAATCTTCTTAGGGGCCTTTAGCTTCATCCCGGATGAATCTTATCTCGACGTTCGTGTTCCTCTTCATGTTCGGCCACGGAACTGGAATGGAATAAAGCTGAGGGCGGTTCGAAATGAGGTTCTGCACGTCTCGTGTGAAACCTTTGGGAAAAGGGGGAAGGTGATGGATAAGAGAATTCGAGATGTAACAGttgaaagagaaaggagaaCGGGTTGCGGTTGAGTTTGTTGCTGCTGCTTGAGATTATGACTCTCTGGATCTTGCAACAAATATGACATTGAGCAGCGCCCCAAGCTTAATTGGCCGACGGTTGCAGCCACAATTATTAGGTGTTGTGGTCACCTAacaatcaaaatcaatctctctctctctctctctctctctctctctccggcaCATGTGGAGGGCGGGTTCTGATAGAGCACCTTGGTGAAGTGACTGCGGATGTAGTGGTTGCGGTGAATTTTCGGgtcatcccctctctctctcgagtggTGAGTTCAGATTGAGCATATACCAATTAAGTTCACTAAATGCATGACCATATATTATATGATGTGACTGGTTGCGGTGAATTTTCGGGTCatccccccccccctctctctctctctctcgggtggTGAGTTCAGATTGAGCATATGCCAATTAAGTTCACTAAATGCATGACCATATATTATATGATGTGACGATTGATATTCCGAGATTTTTGCGaacaaaatatatgaaataagaattttatgTCTTGTAACGCTTTTTACTTTCCCTTCGCATTTCATTAATTGCCATCGAGACGTTTGTGTTCGAAGTCAGTCATCGAGTAAGCATAACACTTAAGAATGTAAGAATGTAAGCCATACATTCCGTTTCAATAAAAGTTCCTCGCAGTTtccttaaatattttcaattatttggcTAATGTATTAATTAGATAATCGAATCGTACAAAGTGGAGGCTTCAAGGCACATTAGAATCCTTCGGCTTTTGATGTGAGGTCAGATTTGATACTTTAATTGGccattgattgaatttgattagatttaataattaaaatcatcaattttcagGCGACCACAATTAAATAACGACACACGACAATCTTATAACCAAATTACTCCTAGATTCATGTGAAACCTCGAATTGGAAATGAAATTTAATTCCCTGGATTTGTTTCTTTGAGCTTTTAAAGAGTCAAAAGcgattttttcccctttccccATCAAATTCAACATATcatccaaatttcaataaattactAAAAAGATGTACACGCGGATCTAAATATTATGGCAATACCATTTTTAGAGTTTTTAAATACAACGCAttgaaaaaaaagtcaaaatgcatGCCCCactaaatttgaaacaaaaaagaatagtaaaagataaaaataactCCATAATAATCTAAATCTAGAAAGGTAATTGTGTTTTGCTTATCAACAAATATTATCTTTTCCCGCAATCCAGCGGTTCTAGCGTCTCCATCAAAACACGTGTAAAGCAACAACCGCAACatcaatatccaaaaatatctaTTTAGGATTTGTTCATCTTGTTACCTCGAAAGTTTTAGTTACTGTTTACTCCCATGATTCTGTTATTGTTATGATTGGATAAGTCCGTTTGTTATTAATTATCCTTTCGACAAATCCCTCTAAAGATTTCCATAATTCCAGccgattttttaataattctagggtaaaaaaataaaataatggacCAGAAAAAAACCGCAAGAGCCAAATAAATCCTATTTTGGATTTAATAGATAAGCTCGATTTTATCCATATTTATCCAAatgatatatttaaaatttcccGAAATcggaatttttgtttttccggtaTCCTCGTCTAAGTCGTCTTTATCTCTCCCCGACTCGACTCAACTACTTCTTCCTTCTCCGCCGCTATAAATAAGCCTGaaatttctcttcatttcctctctctctcttctcctttctctctctacacatacgctgtttctctctcttctcgcctccttcctccttcgaACCCTCCACCTCCACCCGCGATCCCGATGGCTTCCCGCAACAATGGCATCTCCGGCGGCAAGGGCCTCATCGTGAGCTTCGGCGAGATGCTCATCGACTTCGTCCCGACCGTGTCGGGGTCTCCTGGCGGAGGCCCCGGGGTTCCTCAAGGCCCCCGGCGGCGCCCCCTGCCAACGTCGCGATCGCCGTGACCCGCCTCGGCGGCCGGTCCGCGTTCGTCGGCAAGCTCGGGGACGACGAGTTCGGGCACATGCTGGCCGGGATCCTGAAGGAGAACGGGGTCAACTGCGACGGCATCAACTTCGACCAGGGGCGCGGACCGCGCTGGCCTTCGTCACGCTCCGCGCCGACGGGGAGCGCGAGTTCATGTTCTACCGGAACCCGAGCGCCGACATGCTGCTCAAGCCCGAGGAGCTCAACCTCGAGCTGATCAGATCTGTAAGTGCTCCCGATTCCTCCACCTCCCTCGATCCATCGATCGCTCGAATCGCTCGTTCGTCCCCTCCTCCGTTCGCGCTGCTGATTCGCCGTGAATCGCGTTGGGATCGAGCTTCGGGTTCCGGAATCTAGGCCCACCGTCACGTGGGGCTCGACCCTTGCGATCCGAACACGTCAACGCGTCCCGCGGACGTAATCGGACGGCTCGAATTGGAACGTCGGCATTGCGgattttctccatcttcttcttccccccccctcccccttcgAGATTCCATCAGATCTCTCTCTGCCCTTTCGTTGAGGAAACGGGGAGCGAACGAGGCCGCGCGAGGTCCCTCTCGCCTCCGACGGTCGCGATCTCACGTGCATGTCGCGTGACGGCATTCTGGGTGGGACCCTTTGGTGAATAATTCCTTTCCAGGGCCCACTGCGGGCCCCGGATGATTCTTTTTGGAGagatttttggtctttttcctttttccttttttcctttttctctctgaTGAccaatattttataaaataaaaatcgagaTTCCGCCGATAAACAGTTCGAACTGGACTATGCAGTCGGTGATGTGATCTGCTCTCGGATTGGATATTTATCGTCGATTGCCAATTTTCGGgggatttatttttttctcgtgCGTCGGATCGCGCACGCTTCTCCGTCAAAGCTTTGACTTTTGGTTGGCGTTTCCAGAACTTCggcgcgcgctctctctcttgACCACGCCTACCGCccctcttatttatttatttatttatttatttatttttttctgtacGTAAATAAACTGGCTCATCGTCATGAGTGAtggagattttcttttaaatactGTTGTGAAGAATTACTTGATAATCGACAAAGGGGTTGTTTTCAGAACTTCTATTATTGAGTAAAggcgttttgttttttttttttgggggggaggggggcGGGGGTGATGAACAGGTAAGATGATAGTACCAGTGGTGATCTTTGTGTTTGAGATTTGGGTCCCTGATCTGATTATCCTAGAAATTTGgcttcaattgaaaaattgatgcGATGGGTCAGGTGGATTAGTACTATCGTTGATGAACAGCGTAGCCATTGTGATACCAAACGATATTTAATGTTGACATCGGATGAACCCATGAAGGAATATAAGTCTTGAAGATTACCTGCTGTCGGCACCATTCTTAGGACTAGTTATCTGACTTATTTGGGGTTCATTAGCCTTTTGTCTGTGACTTTGCAAAAGACGGACGTTTAAGAAAACATAACCTTACATGGCGAAACTAGCTAGAGTCAGAAGCCCCtgtaattattgaaattttcttgaagatgagaTTGGCATGCTTCATGTATCGATTCCGGTATCACCTGTTTTTATATATGTATTACAACCTTGGAAAATTTCAGTGACGGTAATTTTGATTGACCAGAAATCCTCAGTCTAACGTGTGTTTCTTAATAGGGAAAGTCTTTCGTTATGGATAAATCTAACGTGTGTTTCTTAACAGGCGAAAGTCTTTCATTATGGATCCATCAGTTTGATTGTGGAGCCATGCAGATCCGCCCATCTTGAAGCAATGCAAGTTGCCAAGGACGCTGGGGCTCTGCTCTCCTATGATCCAAACCTCAGACTACCATTGTGGCCATCACCTGAGGAGGCTCGTGAGCAGATCAAGAGCATTTGGGACAAGGCAGATATCATTAAAGTGAGTGATGTTGAACTGGAGTTCCTCACAGGGAGTGACAagattgatgatgaaaatgcaATGACACTGTGGCACCCCAACTTGACACTTCTCCTTGTTACTTTGGGTGAGCACGGTTGTAGATACTACACCAAGGTCAGTGGATGTGAAATTCCTACTCGTCACTTCTCTTTGCGAGACTATTGACTTTTTGTTGCAGTCCTTTGTGGCAGCTACAACTAACTAtgttattatgcacctcataCTTTATGTGGGAGGTTGGTctggtgtagagagagagagagagtaaaaggACGGTCTAGGAATTGAAACGATAGATCAAGCacattttttaacaaattatcctaTTAGAAATTGTTCAACGATTATATAAATTTGAATTGGGTTATTGTCTTTCAGTCATATTTTGTAATAGCAGCATTGGAATATGCAACAGGAAGCATATGGAGTTTCTCTTTCTGTGCTATAAATGTTGcaggaaaattttgtttctaaCCCATGTATTTGAAGTGAGAGTTATATGAAAAGTAATGTCGTTATATGATACAACGCCCTACTTGATGTCCTATTCTGTTTTGTTGGGGTGCGTGGATAGGTTGGTATGATCATTCTTGGATTTGTTCAGAGTTGGCTTGAATTTATTATCTCATGCAGCTAACAGTGGATTGAAGCCCTGTCCTCACCGTCTGTTGTGTGATTGTGGTTATGTATCTGTCTTTCTCCTCTCCACTCCGATATATGATTCTGCTGAACTTCATATATTAAAGAACAACAAGTTGCTGAACGATGAATTGTTGTGGGAGCTATGAAGtcttatttaaatttttcttgggaaaattaaaaatcaccGGACCACTAAAGTTTCCTTATGTTTCTGCCGAAATTCAGCATTTTCATGGACATGTGGAAGCATTCCATGTTAACACGGTTGACACAACCGGGGCTGGTGATTCCTTTGTCGGGGCACTCCTCTGCAACATTGTTGACGACCGCTCCATTCTCGAAGTATGTATCGGACTACATTTCCGGAACAATGCTCGCTTACTATTCTGATAAACTCCTTTATAAGCATTGGGATTTGTTGGATAACGTGCATATTGTCGATTTGCAGGATGAAGGAAAATTGAGGAAAGTCCTGAAGTTTGCAAACGCGTGCGGagccatcaccaccaccaaGAAGGGAGCGATCCCCGCCCTCCCGACCGAGGCTGATGTCCTCAGCTTGATCGATGGCACGAAATAAAGCATTCGAACAAGCTCCAATTCTTCCATTCTCTGATTTTCCTTAGGACTAGTCGTTGCTTGCTTCCATTTTCAATTGAAGAGAGTCTGGTTAGCATTCCTGCTGCTTCTGTATTCCCATTGCTCCCCTGCGTATGGTGTCACAGACTCCTTTGCTTTCTTAAGATATATAAATAATCCTAATAAAATTTTTGGGCTTGTGGGGACACTAAGCACGCCTTCGTCTCGTCTAACTTTCACCTTTTTTCCTCCTAAAGTGGTGGATAGCCAATTAGCCATCATTGATGTCGCTGGTCTAATCCTCTTtcacttttttacttttcattcaATTCAAACGAGGTTGGCTGCTGGTAGTCTTGTTGAAATGCACTACCTAATCTAGCGTCTGCGAGAGATCTcctttaaaatataaaaacgtGGTTTTTATTACAGGAGGCTACTAGGGGAGCGAGTAGGGACCCCgtgctggtttttttttttttttttggtaaaaaaccCCGTgctggttttggttttggttttggttttggctGAAAATGTACGAAAGCATTAATAGTCAGTCACCTGCATCGCGAAACGTGCCCACCTACCCATCTTGGACCCCACGCCCCGTCGTCTCTACACGTTGCCCTTCTTCTTATCTATTCAATTTGAATTCAGTCTCTTTGGTTTTACATCTGTTTCGAGTGAacaattgataaaataaaataaaatatatatatatatatatatatatatatatatatcgaaacTCAGCGTTACATGACATGTATTTAAATGGAGGGATATGAATCGAGGCCTTGTCAAAATAAAGTTGTATGCGTATGATCGGCTGCCGTGTATCATTTTCAAGCGCCCACCGGAGCGCTTCTGCTTCTAGTCCTCACTATTTGGCTCGCGGGCCATTCTATTGCGGGGGCTAGATGTGTAATCTTTCTTGGAAGCGGAtgtttatatggtttaatattAGGGGTATGACTTATTGGTTCCCATTCCGCTTAAATGTTAAAAGCATGCGACGTGATGTAAGCATGTGctcattttgtgatttttgcgtaatcaattcacaaaatatttccatcaaCCTTTAACCTACTTATGACAAATCGCTAAGTTCGACTGGAATTTGAGACGTGGAGAGATAACGTCAACTAAGAAAATACTTGATGCATGCCAAGGAAGTTATTATATTTATCCTTAGGAataatatatgtgaaaaaataaggATATTCTaggaaattgaaagaaaatttcatttcctttagATATATGAGGGCTTAACTTGTTGCACGAGAAGCATAAATAGTATTTCTTTTTCCAGGTATGCTTGGGCTCTTGTAATTATAGGACCTCTCTCAAACTCATAAcaattaatttgttaatataatttgcaaatgtccaaaatgataaatACTAATTATTAATTCGTGTATTCTATTCAGTTGTATACCAAActgcatttcaattttttttaaagtgtttTAGGGTTGGTTTGTTAACTTATCCAATAATGAtagattctattattttgttcctgaaaaaaaaaaattacagaaattcgtttggtaaattttcgATTCACGAGAACAAATTTGTCCCCAAGAATAGAtatgaaacaaaatcaagaagtaaaaaattgcttatttgtttttgagaaaatttctaTAATCAAGCCcaacctatttttcttttttttttctcttttcttttcttcttttctccttctctcttcttcttcttcttagccGATCACTAGTCACTGTCAACCGTCGCCACCACTACTGGCGATGGTCGGCAACCGGCCACAAagaataaggaagaagaagggaaaaaggaaaaaggaaaaaataataaatataaaaataataaaaatttaataaaaatatttaaaaatgaaaagaaaaaaattaaagaattctacctaacacatttctattcctaaaataaaaatttaggtaGTTACTAAACGCtccaaatgttaaaaaaattagtcattTAGTAGCCATTTCGTTCCCCATAACAAAATGGCTACCAAATACACCCTTAAAGGAACATTATCTATTTTTCGTCcttgtgaatttcaataaaaatatataatccGTAATAATTTGTTTTAGCTTTTACTTAATCATGGTATCAAACCacaacgagaaaaaaaaaaaaaaaaaaccgcacAATGCACGAGATTGGAACCGGTCATCATTAAAGAGCGACATGCTCAAAGGGGTTACAATAAAAAGTCGGGAAAGCCCTTGATTTTAGTTCTGTAGAGGATACTTGCCTCCTTCCTTCATTTCTGGAGGTCCGCCCCCCCGGATCTCCGTGGCAGCATTTTATGTCCCGGGCGCAACAAATCGGGGACGTCGTGGTGCCGGGGATTGCTAATGCCAAGAATGCTAAGAAGGCGACCACGGCGTGCTTCAATACGGACCTCATTGAAAACGTTGTGGGGTCCattattatggaaaggaagggggatgttcattttattttattttattttaatgtctGGTCTTTTTTTAGGGGCTTTGCTTGTTGAAGATGTATAGGACTCTTGGAAATCCCCTATCTTTTTTTTAGGTAAAAGAAAGAGGTGGAAACGATTAGATGCATTTATAATTGCATTGAAGATTGCGTTATATTTGGGAGTTTTGAAAGACTTCTTTTGCAACCACCGAGATTCGCCCTGGcccccttccaacatggaagggagaggtgaggggttcaaatccccacattctcagggggatggggtggggacaagtaaattgcaagagtgggtttcgactccacGCTCCGCAAAGAGGCAAAAAAGACGTTATTTATAAAACAGCCCTATTTCCACCCCCATTTAATTAACGTGGTCGTCGTTTTCTACTTCTATATGGCTTTTAGTTGCCACAATTAacaatttcacattttttttccatttattgtGGGCTTCATGCTCGCATTTTTAATGTTGGATTAAGTTTTGTAGAAATtacttttgttgaatttttttgtttaagaaacTTAATCTGTTCTACTTGGcgaataaaaattttgacacCCATGAGTTTTTAATGTTATCACTTGTTTTtttaaccactgggattcgctcTAGTGGCCACTATTCCAATATGGAAGAGGGAGGTgagggggttcaaatccccacctatGGTGTGGGGACGAGTAAGTTTccggagtgggtttcgactcccacgccctgcaagaggtagggtaaaagtctgagagtgagggtagagtaggcatagagtagaattgacaaaaaaaaaaaaaattacacttttGTTGTGCTTATCACCACTACCTTCTCTTATTAATCATCATATGTATACATAAACATACAATGGGATCATAGGATGAAATCAAAAAGACCctctttaaagatttttttaaatataatcaCAGGTACTTTTTCCAATGAGAAATTTTAAAAGGCATAAAAtagtaatttttaaaatcatcgttttgaattgataaaaacttATATCATCCATGAAATGTCTAcaataaaaatatcaagattTCTCATTGTACATAACTTTTTCACATCGTGTTTTCAATGTATTATTGGATACTTGTAAAATGTCTTTACATGCTCTATGTAAAGATATTTCACAAATGATAAGGAAATTAAAAgagttatttgatttcttaaattaagagacttgatatatattatttgatttatta harbors:
- the LOC104434467 gene encoding LOW QUALITY PROTEIN: probable fructokinase-1 (The sequence of the model RefSeq protein was modified relative to this genomic sequence to represent the inferred CDS: inserted 3 bases in 2 codons; deleted 1 base in 1 codon), which translates into the protein MASRNNGISGGKGLIVSFGEMLIDFVPTVSGXLLAEAPGFLKAPGGAPANVAIAVTRLGGRSAFVGKLGDDEFGHMLAGILKENGVNCDGINFDXGARTALAFVTLRADGEREFMFYRNPSADMLLKPEELNLELIRSAKVFHYGSISLIVEPCRSAHLEAMQVAKDAGALLSYDPNLRLPLWPSPEEAREQIKSIWDKADIIKVSDVELEFLTGSDKIDDENAMTLWHPNLTLLLVTLGEHGCRYYTKHFHGHVEAFHVNTVDTTGAGDSFVGALLCNIVDDRSILEDEGKLRKVLKFANACGAITTTKKGAIPALPTEADVLSLIDGTK